From the Brienomyrus brachyistius isolate T26 chromosome 23, BBRACH_0.4, whole genome shotgun sequence genome, the window TTACATACCCTCATGTTATTGCTCTTCCTATGAAGACCTCAGCCTAAATAGAGTCCTACAGTCTATGCAGTCCTTATGCAGATTTAGTATTCATGCTCAGAGCTGCAATAATGGTGTATGTTTCTACAGCCCGTGTTCCCCTCTAACCACGTCAGAAGTGAGGACATGTTCTTTCTGACTCCGGATGTCTTTACTCACAATCCCGTGGGCCTGGCACTTTAAAGACCCCCATCTCGGGGCACTTCTGAATACCACAAACGCAAAGATCGTACATGTGGTCTCGCTGACTTGAGTCCTGGCGATGAACTTGGGCCGCAGTGAATCATGGGCTTGTTTGGTGAGGATGCAGCCGATGTATCCATCATATTTGGGGCGGAGCAAGAACgacatctggggatttttaccatcACTTCACAGaagctgtacttctgttcttgagtattggaactggtctttgaTGATGGAAGATGGCGTAAAATGGATACGCAAGAACAAGTACAGTCAAGTACACATTGAGAAACATCCACGGTCTCCATCCTGAGCTCGTCCGAACCCTTATAGCCACTCTTGCTCTCCTCTTTTCAGGACTGGCCTTTTGATGACGGTGCACCCCCACCCACAAAGGTGGTGGATGACTGGCTCAACCTGCTGAAGAGCAAGTTCTGTGAGGACCCTGGCTGCTGCGTGGCCGTGCACTGTGTGGCCGGCCTGGGCCGGTGAGTGGGCTGGCTTGGTCTGAGGAGTGGGCGGGGTAAACCGGCCTCTTGCATGAGTGTGGCAGTGCGGGGTTGTTGGTGTGTGGGATTTGAATAGCGAATAAATGAAGCCGTGTTAATTGCATTGGGCAGGTCTGCATACTGGGTATGTGAGGAGCTTAGATAGGCATTGCCTTTAGTCAGAGAGTGCATGGAGCGCAATCTCTCTCTGATTTTGGCAATTTGCCTCAGGAACCCCTGGTAAAGTAAAGTGCGTAGAtcctgagagagagaaagatttGGAAGAATGTCTTTAAAAACTGCCCAGAAGTTTCCTGAAATTTCCTGAAAGGGGACACTAACTCTCTTTAAATGGAACTGATTGTTCTAGCCGATGTTTGTTTACAGTAGGGGAAACCCTTGATCCTGCCCTTGACCCTGCcattgcccccccacccccagaaaaCCACTATTAACGTAGCCTCCTTTAAGGCCGGCAGCCCTAACCTCCATTTGCCAGGGGGTGGAGCCTCTCCGGTGATCCGTCTCAGCTTGGGTTCGGCTCAGTGTCTGACGCACGGCATCGGCTCCCTAGGGGCCCGGTGTTCTTGGGAAGGTGCCAGTTTGCttgtcattttaatttattttcttattattcaCATGGGAAACGTACTCAGGCAGCCCATGCCAAGGGAACAAGTCCTTGGTTTTAAGAATATATTCATAAAAACTACAGGAGGACTCTGCCTGTACGCATGTCTACTTTTCACTTTGGAAATGAGCAGTTTATAGTGTTTTAAAATTCGAGCCAAGCAATACATCTTGAAATTAATAGCCAAACAGTAGTTCTGCCACGCCCCTTATTAGGTAACAAAGAACAGCAAGTGGGAGTCACGTCTGGAGAAGCTTTGAACGACATATCTAGAGTTCTGTCACCCCCACCTGAACTGAAGGTGCAGTGAAGGTGGCGCCAGGAATGTGGCCGACCTCCTCTCACTTAACACTCCAACAGAGTAATTCTGTTGGCCTTAAAACACAATCCACGCAAATGCTGATTCAGGGCCGCCGTTTTAAACCCTGCAGGGCTCCCAGATTTCAGCCAACAGCAGATCTGTTGAAAATCTCACAACTGTACACTAGAGGGCATTTATGCTCCGAGAGGAAAATGTGGTACCAGCCCAGCCCTCATTCAGTGtgcctgttttttgttaatgatAAATAATTAATGTTGTCCTTCGTGACGGTGTTTGGGATGTGTTCCTGTAATTTTCCGTGACTGATCTCTTCCTGGCACATTCTGCAGGGCCCCCGTGCTGGTGGCACTGGCCTTGATCGAGAGCGGGATGAAATACGAGGACGCCATCCAGTTCATCAGGCAGTGAGTGATCGCCGCTTACGGCCGACTTCCGTCGTCTGCGGGCGGCTCCGCGGCTGTTTGTCTCACAGGCGCCTTTTCTTTCTGTTCGGCCAGGAAGCGACGGGGGGCCATAAACAGCAAGCAGCTGACGTACCTAGAGAAATACCGGCCAAAACAGAGACTGCGCTTTAAGAACAAGTGCTGCATCATGTGACCTGGAGCATGACTGTCGCCGTGGTTCGGACTCGAGCACTTTGAGCTCTGCCTTTTCCCCCCGTTAccctttttattctttttagaTTTGACTCAAtgagccccctgctggcagcACTCAGTCTCGCTGGACCGACCTCCTGCCGTCCGTCAGTCCGTTTCAGTAAATGAAGTCCGTTTCGCCAGTTGAGTTGCCTTAGCGTGGAGGATGAGCTGGCCAGCCACGCTTGACTGGCCCTCTCCTTACACACCTCGAGATATGAAGAAGCTCACAGTCTGTGGACACAGACCGCTGCCCTGATGCGGAGACCACCGGCACGCCATGCTGCGGAGCTCTTAGAGGATGAGGGTGGGCCCGTGCTTCTGTGACCCATGTGCTTTGACCGGCTCTTCCCGCCTCTCTTTGGACCTCGTGCCGTCCAGAGGGCGCTGGTGCTTTCGGTTTCCGTGCTTTCTGCGTGTGACCTGAGCATGCACAGTGTGGAACCTTTTTGTGCCCCTCAAGGAAAGGAGGGTGATTCGGAGGCAGCTGGGTTTAATCAATATGGCCGCTCTTGGGGAAGGGGCGGGGCATCTTTGTTTGTAACTGATGCTTTTCTAAAATTCTTTTCTTCATATAAAAGCTGCTCCATATGCAGAGAGGGGGAGCGGAGTTCAGAGGCGGGGGCCAAGTTCACGATGGTGTGTTTTGGCCCTGACTGTGCACATGTGCTTCTCAGGCCAATACCCCTTCTATTCATTGAGAAGGCTTCGGTTGCCTTTGTGTCTGCCATGAAAATAGCCCACTGAAGATGTTTAAGGCATAATAAATGTTTAGATGGTGGACCACTTGTGTGTATGATTGTGTCGCAGGATGGTTGAAGAAAGCGAGTCACGTTACAGGGGGCACACAAGGCGAAGTTGATAGAATGTCTCCATCTAGTGGACATACGCAtgaactgctttacagaataactTTTTGAGTTTTAattttagtttaaaaaaaaatgaataaaaaatctaCCGCCACATCCAGTAATGCAGCTATGCCTAGTAAcagcattttaaaaaagcacataTCAGGATCCAGTTTGCACATTCAATCAGTATGATCGTAAATGTTGGGCTTTGGGTTACATTTGACATATGAGGAAATCGCTGTACCCAGCTTATTGTTTCCT encodes:
- the LOC125719275 gene encoding protein tyrosine phosphatase type IVA 3-like gives rise to the protein MARMNRPAPVEVCYKNMRFLITHNPTNSNLSSFIEDLKKYGATTVVRVCEVTYDKAPLEKDGITVVDWPFDDGAPPPTKVVDDWLNLLKSKFCEDPGCCVAVHCVAGLGRAPVLVALALIESGMKYEDAIQFIRQKRRGAINSKQLTYLEKYRPKQRLRFKNKCCIM